In the genome of Hydrogenophaga sp. PBL-H3, the window CGCGCGCCCACAGCAGCGGCATCAGGGCTTCCACGTCGTTGTGCGGCACGCGCAGCGCCAGACCCGTGCAGCTGCCACCGGGCATCAGCGCAAACACGAGACCGGGGCACTCGAAGGTGCCGCGGTTGACGCGGCTCCACATTTCCAGGCAGCGGTGGTGCCCGTGAACGCGCGCCAGCCGCTGCTCGGCGGCGGCGAACTCAGGCCGCCACACCAGCGATGCATAGGCGAACACCCAGAGGTCGGGGCGAGGCCCCTGGGAGCGCCACTGCGCCAGCGTGTCGGCCATCATTTGCGCGCCGTTGCGCTGGGCCGGGTCCCAGGTGGTGGGGCGCACTGTGCGGGGTGGTTTGGGAGAGGGTGCCATTTACAATCCTGCAGCGCCCAAAGGGCCGAGCCGCTGTGACAGGTTGGCGCGCCGCGCCCGGGAGGTCGATGAACAGTCAACCATTTTCACGGAGTGTTTCCCATGTCTTCCCAAGATAACGAAGTTGAGTACCGCGTGGTCGCGGTGCTGCTGGTGGCGGTGATTGTGCTGGTGACCGGCTTTGCCGTGGGCCTGGGCATCCACAAATCCCGTGGCGGCGCTGCAAAGGCGGTGGCGGCGGCTCCCGTGGCCGCTGCACCTGCGGTGGCTGCGGCGTCGAGCGATGACGCCAGCGTGGTGGTGGAAAACGGCGTGGTGAAGTTTTACTTTGCCTCGGGCAAGGCCGATCTGGCGGCGGGTGCCATGGTGGCCCTGGGAGATGCGATCACCGCAGCCAAGGCGGGCAAGCGGTTGGTGCTTTCGGGGTTCCACGACGCCACCGGCGACCCGGCGTTCAATGCCGAGCTGGCCAAGAAACGCGCGCTGGCCGTGCGCGATGCGCTGGTGGGTGCGGGTGTGGCCGAGTCCAGCCTGGAGCTGAAGAAGCCCGAGCAGACCACCGGCACCGGCAACGACGCCGAAGCCCGCCGTGTGGAAGTGATGATCGCCGGCTGATCCCGCGCTTCACTTCATCAAGCAGCCCGGTTCGCCGGGCTTTTTTTCGCCTGGTCTCAGCGCGCCGGCGCTTCAAACACCAGGCAGGTGGTGGTGGCGTGGGCGTAGAGCTTGCCGTCAGCGCCCACGATGCGGGCCTCGGCGGTGGCGAGCTGGCGCCCCGCGTGCAGCACCGTGCCGATGGCGCGCAGCGGACCACTTTTGTGGGACGCGGCGCGCACGATGTTCACCCCCAGCTCGGCCGTGGTGTAGGCGCGGCCGATCGGCAGCGTGGTGTGCACCGCGCAGCCCAGCGCCGAATCCAGCAGCGTGGCGTACCAGCCGCCATGCACCGAGCCCAGCGGGTTGTAGTGCTTGAGCTGGGGCTGGCCCTGGAACACCGCGCGGCCCTCGCTCACTTCCACCAGCGAGAAGTCCAGCGTGTGGGCGATGTGCGGGTAGGGCAGCTGGCCGTCGAGCATGGCCTGCATGTGTTGCAGGCCGGTGAGGCTCGCGATGTCGGCCGGGTTGGCCAGACCCACGCCTGCACCGGCATTCATGCGCTCGACGACGGTGTCGTACTGCTGCATCCAGAGCGCCTGGGTTTCTTCGGTGGTCATGGAAACTCCATTTTATTTGTAGATGCAATCATTGTAGATACAATTAAATCATGAGCACTGACACCCATGCGTCAACGTCCACCCCGGTGGGCTGCACCAACTTCAAGCTGCGCCAGCTCACCCGCC includes:
- a CDS encoding gamma-glutamylcyclotransferase, with translation MAPSPKPPRTVRPTTWDPAQRNGAQMMADTLAQWRSQGPRPDLWVFAYASLVWRPEFAAAEQRLARVHGHHRCLEMWSRVNRGTFECPGLVFALMPGGSCTGLALRVPHNDVEALMPLLWAREMPNPVYDPKWLVCQTERGPVHALAFTLSRRSPSHTGTLSEERYRDIFSRSRGRYGTTLDYARQTFHGLLHHGIHDRALGKLLQLVE
- a CDS encoding OmpA family protein; translated protein: MSSQDNEVEYRVVAVLLVAVIVLVTGFAVGLGIHKSRGGAAKAVAAAPVAAAPAVAAASSDDASVVVENGVVKFYFASGKADLAAGAMVALGDAITAAKAGKRLVLSGFHDATGDPAFNAELAKKRALAVRDALVGAGVAESSLELKKPEQTTGTGNDAEARRVEVMIAG
- a CDS encoding PaaI family thioesterase, whose product is MTTEETQALWMQQYDTVVERMNAGAGVGLANPADIASLTGLQHMQAMLDGQLPYPHIAHTLDFSLVEVSEGRAVFQGQPQLKHYNPLGSVHGGWYATLLDSALGCAVHTTLPIGRAYTTAELGVNIVRAASHKSGPLRAIGTVLHAGRQLATAEARIVGADGKLYAHATTTCLVFEAPAR